GAGAACACTGGAGAAGAAGAATTGTGGCAGTCGCAACCGCCAATGTCGCCGCAGCTTTTCGAAGCAAGCCCGCCTCCTAACTTCTTATTTAGTATATCGGCAGGTGTAGGTTTTAGCAACGGCAAAATCGAGTCCCTAACACATTTTCAAGAACTGAGTATGACCGAGTCGATGGGTTGAGGACTTGACTGAAAGAATGCGGATCAGACGCTCAGCGGCGGATGCACGCCTTCCGTGATACTCGGCTCGGCGAGAGCCAGACAGCGCGGAAACGATGCCGGGAACTCGCCGGTATAGGCGTAAGCGATACCCCGGCAGCCGCCGTGACACTGGTTGAGGTGTTCGCAGGTGTGGCAATGCCCGGTAAGGTGTTTGCAGTCAGAATCGGCCACTTCGGTCATGCGCGGATCATTCCAGATTTCCGCCAATGGCCGCTGCCTGAGATTGCCGACCTCAAAGCGCGGCGAAATCAGGGAGGTGCAGGGATAGACTGCCCCCGTTGAACTCACATATAAGGCCTGTTTGCCGGCGATGCATTCGTGAAATTGGTAATCAGGTGGCAGAGGGCCAAAGGCCGGGTCGAACATCACCATCAACGCATCGGTGGTCTGCGCCTCGACAACAAACTCGCGCAGCTCATCCAAACCGCCAAACTCCAGCCGCCGACGGACGGAATCGGTGCGGCCGCGGCCGGCCGGCACAAAGCCGCAAAAGCGTACGCCGTCGGCACCACTATCGACCGCCAACTTCAGGAGATTGCGTG
The sequence above is a segment of the Candidatus Zixiibacteriota bacterium genome. Coding sequences within it:
- a CDS encoding radical SAM protein, which gives rise to MTGLHTPDSRRPDIVGIEITRVCNLTCPHCYTAAGRRPMNELMTPELQSLIDQLIALGPPRAIGWTGGEPLLREDLYELVEYAFARGQIRSGVTTNGLLLTPERARRLHAGGAYAIQISVDGSTPERNARMRNATIEDFATILAAMKAVKAAGLQLHLAMLLGKETLDDARNLLKLAVDSGADGVRFCGFVPAGRGRTDSVRRRLEFGGLDELREFVVEAQTTDALMVMFDPAFGPLPPDYQFHECIAGKQALYVSSTGAVYPCTSLISPRFEVGNLRQRPLAEIWNDPRMTEVADSDCKHLTGHCHTCEHLNQCHGGCRGIAYAYTGEFPASFPRCLALAEPSITEGVHPPLSV